A single region of the Arthrobacter sp. zg-Y20 genome encodes:
- a CDS encoding acyl-CoA dehydrogenase family protein: MSTASLPPEIEDLRLRTREFIRGTVLPAERRPGAVVPEELLADLRAAAKAAGVFAPHAPREYGGQGVPLQHWSPIFQEAGYSLIGPSALNCMAPDEGNMHMLHLIGSEEQKRRYLAPLVAGEARSCFGMTEPHPGAGSDPAALRSRAEKVDGGWRITGHKRFTSGANNASFCIAMVRTDAVDGAPAGATMLLVDMDAAGVRIGEQLHTMDRAIGGGHPHVHFEDVFVPDGAVLGAPGEGFRYAQVRLGPARLTHCMRWLGLARRSLDIALDRTNRREIFGSVMNELGLAQEMIAQSVIDIETSDAIITKTAALLETDAKAGSALSSVAKTHTSEAVYRVIDRSLQLCGGDGVTDRLPLAAYLNEVRAFRIYDGSNETHKWAIARRASAARRREVERGAPFLADVAENDAASPADAKA, encoded by the coding sequence ATGAGCACCGCTTCCCTGCCTCCGGAGATCGAAGACCTGCGCCTGCGCACCCGGGAGTTCATCCGGGGGACGGTGCTGCCCGCCGAACGGCGGCCGGGCGCCGTCGTGCCCGAGGAGCTGCTCGCGGACCTGCGCGCCGCCGCGAAGGCCGCCGGCGTGTTCGCGCCGCACGCCCCGCGCGAGTACGGCGGGCAGGGGGTCCCGTTGCAGCACTGGTCCCCCATCTTCCAGGAGGCCGGGTATTCGCTGATCGGACCGTCCGCGCTGAACTGCATGGCCCCGGATGAGGGCAACATGCACATGCTGCACCTGATCGGCAGCGAGGAGCAGAAGCGCCGCTATCTGGCTCCGCTGGTCGCCGGGGAGGCACGCTCCTGCTTCGGCATGACCGAGCCGCACCCCGGCGCCGGCTCGGATCCGGCCGCGCTGCGTTCCCGGGCGGAAAAGGTGGACGGCGGCTGGCGGATCACCGGCCATAAACGCTTCACCAGCGGCGCCAACAACGCCTCGTTCTGCATCGCCATGGTCCGCACGGACGCGGTGGACGGCGCGCCGGCCGGCGCCACCATGCTGCTGGTGGACATGGACGCCGCCGGGGTGCGGATCGGCGAGCAGCTGCACACCATGGACCGGGCCATCGGCGGCGGGCATCCGCACGTGCACTTCGAGGACGTGTTTGTGCCCGACGGCGCCGTGCTGGGTGCTCCCGGCGAAGGCTTCCGGTACGCGCAGGTTCGGCTGGGTCCGGCGCGGCTGACGCACTGTATGCGCTGGCTCGGGCTCGCCCGCCGGTCCCTGGATATCGCCCTGGACCGCACCAACCGCCGGGAAATCTTCGGATCCGTGATGAACGAGCTGGGCCTGGCGCAGGAAATGATTGCCCAGTCCGTGATCGACATTGAAACCTCGGACGCGATCATCACCAAGACCGCCGCCCTGCTGGAAACGGACGCCAAAGCCGGGTCGGCCCTGTCCTCGGTGGCCAAGACCCACACCTCCGAGGCCGTGTACCGGGTGATTGACCGCAGTCTGCAGCTGTGCGGCGGCGACGGCGTCACCGACCGGCTGCCGCTGGCCGCCTACCTCAACGAGGTCCGCGCCTTCCGCATCTATGACGGCTCCAATGAGACGCACAAGTGGGCCATTGCCCGCCGCGCCTCCGCCGCGCGCCGCCGCGAAGTGGAACGCGGCGCACCCTTCCTTGCCGATGTGGCGGAGAACGACGCCGCCTCCCCCGCCGACGCGAAAGCCTGA
- a CDS encoding phosphotransferase family protein → MHTTPDGREVVATRADAEALDSPPLLILDEVTAFLDAHNLGSGPLSWEPIGDGQSNITYRIRRGAEDFVLRRGPRPPLPRSTHDMVREARIQQLLRTQGVPVPEILAVCADDAVLGVPFYVMAYLDGLVITNSIPDSLSSMEQRRATSEAVVDTLVRIHAVDVSSGDLAAFGKPDGYLQRQVARFSGLWDINTTRSLPEVARIGGWLADNIPASSAAAVLHGDYRPGNLMFAPSAPARVIAVLDWEMSAIGDPLADLGYLTATYSEPGSESTPLELTGVTRNPGYFTRAEVINAYRDRTDLDLEALPWYQALALWKASIFCEAIYTRWLKGERPHDTRFAPSLEAGVPQLLRSAAGFAGLAPAPL, encoded by the coding sequence ATGCACACCACTCCTGACGGCCGTGAAGTTGTGGCCACCCGCGCCGACGCCGAAGCGCTGGATTCTCCCCCGCTGCTGATCCTGGACGAGGTCACCGCCTTCCTTGACGCCCATAATCTGGGGAGCGGCCCGCTGTCGTGGGAACCGATTGGGGACGGGCAGTCCAACATCACCTACCGGATCCGCCGCGGCGCCGAGGACTTTGTGCTCCGCCGCGGGCCCCGCCCGCCGCTGCCGCGTTCCACCCATGACATGGTCCGCGAGGCACGGATCCAGCAGCTGCTGCGGACCCAGGGCGTGCCGGTGCCGGAAATCCTGGCTGTCTGTGCAGACGACGCCGTGCTCGGGGTGCCGTTCTATGTCATGGCCTATCTGGACGGACTGGTGATCACCAACAGCATTCCGGACTCCCTGTCCTCCATGGAGCAGCGCCGGGCCACCAGCGAAGCCGTCGTTGACACTCTGGTCCGCATCCATGCCGTAGACGTCAGCAGCGGGGACCTGGCGGCGTTCGGTAAGCCGGACGGCTACCTGCAGCGCCAAGTTGCCCGGTTTTCCGGGCTGTGGGACATCAACACCACCCGCAGCCTGCCCGAGGTGGCCCGGATCGGCGGCTGGCTGGCGGATAACATTCCCGCCAGCTCCGCCGCGGCGGTACTGCACGGGGATTACCGGCCCGGAAACCTGATGTTCGCCCCCTCCGCCCCGGCCCGCGTGATCGCCGTCCTGGACTGGGAAATGTCCGCCATCGGCGATCCGCTCGCAGATCTGGGCTATCTCACCGCCACGTATTCGGAACCGGGCAGTGAATCCACGCCGCTGGAGCTGACCGGCGTCACCCGCAACCCCGGCTACTTCACCCGGGCGGAGGTGATCAACGCGTACCGGGACCGGACGGATCTGGACCTGGAGGCGCTGCCCTGGTACCAGGCCCTGGCGCTGTGGAAGGCGTCCATCTTCTGTGAAGCCATCTACACCCGGTGGCTCAAGGGGGAACGGCCCCATGACACGCGCTTCGCGCCGTCGCTGGAGGCGGGAGTGCCGCAGCTGCTGCGCAGCGCTGCCGGGTTCGCCGGCCTGGCCCCGGCGCCGCTGTAG